A stretch of Vicinamibacterales bacterium DNA encodes these proteins:
- a CDS encoding aminodeoxychorismate/anthranilate synthase component II, whose translation MKVLLLDNYDSFTYNLAQYLGEFGHAPDVRRNNQISLGEVEAMQPDRIVISPGPGRPEDAGISVEVIRVLGSRVPVLGVCLGHQGIGYAFGGEVIRAPVLMHGKVSSVQHDGTGVFAGVSQPFVAGRYHSLIVADPPPPVLQISARTDDGIIMGLRHREWPVHGVQFHPESVLTGEGRKILRNFLETRG comes from the coding sequence GTGAAGGTCCTGCTCCTGGATAATTACGATTCGTTCACCTATAACCTCGCCCAGTACCTCGGCGAGTTCGGGCATGCGCCGGACGTGCGCCGCAACAACCAGATCTCGCTCGGCGAGGTCGAAGCGATGCAGCCGGACCGCATCGTCATCTCGCCCGGTCCCGGCCGTCCCGAGGACGCCGGCATCAGCGTCGAGGTCATCCGCGTGCTCGGCAGCCGCGTGCCGGTGCTCGGCGTCTGCCTGGGGCATCAGGGAATCGGCTATGCCTTCGGCGGCGAGGTGATCCGCGCGCCGGTGCTCATGCACGGCAAGGTCTCGTCGGTGCAGCACGACGGCACCGGCGTCTTCGCCGGCGTCTCGCAGCCGTTCGTCGCCGGGCGCTACCATTCGCTCATCGTCGCCGATCCGCCGCCGCCGGTCCTGCAGATTTCGGCACGGACGGACGACGGGATCATCATGGGGCTGCGCCACCGCGAGTGGCCGGTGCACGGCGTGCAGTTCCACCCTGAATC
- the trpE gene encoding anthranilate synthase component I: MKQTTFDEFKELARRGTFVPVVKEIMADLLTPVSAFLKIAEHSDYAFLFESVEGGEQVARYSFLGKDPFLVLRARGGRTIVDRSGVTTESDEPFVPVLRRLMAEFRAPFVQGLPRFTGGAVGFIGYDASVTFEPALASAWDRAAWRTSSAAPRDGNDQADDAGFMLFDTVLAFDHVKHRILIIANARVTADEDLAALYQFACAKIQFLERELERGLSHSEPGRRKAPAVASNQTRETYEAGVRAIKERIAAGDIYQAVLSHRFEARVEAEPLTVYRALRHVNPSPYMYFIRMGKSAIVGSSPEMLVRVEGQHVETHPIAGTRPRGRNEEEDLRLADELKRNEKERAEHVMLVDLGRNDLGRVCEFGTVKVPQYMGLERYSHVMHLVSTVEGRLSDDRDHLDALVSCFPAGTVSGAPKIRAMEILSELEPTRRDLYAGAVGYIDFAGNLDFCIAIRTISLRDGVARVQAGAGIVADSNPAAEYEETCDKARALLQAIEMAETEL; the protein is encoded by the coding sequence ATGAAACAGACGACGTTCGACGAGTTCAAAGAGCTGGCGCGGCGCGGCACGTTCGTGCCGGTGGTCAAGGAGATCATGGCGGATCTGCTGACGCCGGTGTCCGCCTTCCTGAAGATTGCCGAGCACTCCGACTACGCGTTCCTGTTCGAGAGCGTGGAAGGCGGGGAGCAGGTCGCGCGCTACTCGTTCCTCGGCAAGGACCCGTTCCTCGTGCTGCGCGCGCGCGGCGGACGGACGATCGTCGATCGCTCCGGCGTGACGACCGAATCGGACGAGCCGTTCGTGCCGGTGCTGCGCCGCCTGATGGCCGAGTTCCGCGCGCCCTTCGTGCAAGGGCTGCCGCGGTTCACCGGCGGCGCCGTCGGCTTCATCGGCTACGACGCGTCGGTGACGTTCGAGCCGGCGCTCGCCTCGGCATGGGATCGCGCGGCCTGGCGCACGAGCTCCGCCGCTCCACGCGACGGGAACGATCAGGCCGACGATGCCGGGTTCATGCTGTTCGATACGGTGCTGGCCTTCGATCACGTCAAGCACCGCATCCTGATCATTGCCAACGCCCGCGTCACCGCCGACGAGGATCTCGCCGCGCTGTATCAGTTCGCCTGCGCCAAGATCCAGTTCCTCGAGCGGGAGCTCGAGCGAGGTCTCTCGCATTCCGAGCCGGGGCGCCGCAAGGCGCCGGCAGTGGCGTCGAACCAGACGCGCGAAACCTATGAGGCGGGCGTGCGCGCCATCAAGGAACGCATCGCCGCGGGAGACATCTACCAGGCGGTGCTGTCGCACCGCTTCGAAGCCAGAGTCGAAGCCGAACCGCTGACGGTCTACCGCGCGCTCCGCCACGTCAACCCGTCCCCTTACATGTATTTCATCCGCATGGGCAAGTCCGCCATCGTCGGATCCTCGCCGGAGATGCTGGTGCGGGTGGAAGGGCAGCATGTCGAAACGCATCCGATCGCCGGAACCCGTCCGCGCGGCCGCAACGAAGAAGAAGACCTCCGGCTCGCCGACGAACTGAAGCGCAACGAGAAGGAGCGCGCCGAGCACGTGATGCTCGTCGATCTCGGCCGCAACGATCTCGGCCGCGTCTGCGAGTTCGGCACCGTCAAGGTGCCGCAGTACATGGGGCTCGAGCGCTACTCGCACGTCATGCACCTGGTGTCGACGGTCGAAGGGCGGCTCTCGGACGACCGCGACCACCTCGACGCCCTCGTGTCGTGCTTCCCGGCGGGAACGGTGTCGGGCGCGCCGAAAATCCGCGCGATGGAGATCCTCTCGGAGCTCGAGCCGACCCGCCGCGATCTCTACGCGGGAGCGGTCGGCTACATCGACTTCGCCGGCAACCTGGACTTCTGCATCGCCATCCGCACGATCAGCCTGCGCGACGGCGTCGCCCGCGTGCAGGCCGGCGCCGGCATCGTCGCCGACTCGAACCCTGCGGCGGAATACGAAGAGACGTGCGACAAGGCGCGCGCGCTGCTGCAGGCCATCGAGATGGCGGAGACCGAGCTGTGA